Proteins encoded within one genomic window of Amycolatopsis nigrescens CSC17Ta-90:
- the sufB gene encoding Fe-S cluster assembly protein SufB, translated as MTAAAEQRTPTTAPLTQEETIDSLGKYAFGWADSDAAGASARRGLNDDVVVDISDKKSEPEWMREARLKALKLFDRKPMPNWGADLSGIDFDNIKYFVRSSEKQATSWEDLPEDIKNTYDKLGIPEAEKQRLVAGVAAQYESEVVYHSIREDLEKQGVLFLDTDTALREQPELFREYFGSVIPAGDNKFSALNTAVWSGGSFIYVPKGVHVDIPLQAYFRINTENMGQFERTLIIVDEDAYVHYVEGCTAPIYQSDSLHSAVVEIIVKKGARCRYTTIQNWSNNVYNLVTKRAKCEEGATMEWVDGNIGSKVTMKYPSVFLMGEHAKGEVLSVAFAGEGQHQDAGAKMEHLAPHTSSTIVSKSVARGGGRTSYRGLVKVAKRAHHSRSSVVCDALLVDTISRSDTYPYVDIRNDDVSMGHEATVSKVSEDQLFYLMSRGLTEEEAMAMVVRGFVEPIARELPMEYALELNRLIELQMEGSVG; from the coding sequence ATGACTGCCGCTGCCGAGCAGCGCACTCCCACCACCGCGCCCCTTACCCAAGAAGAGACCATCGACTCCCTTGGTAAGTACGCGTTCGGCTGGGCCGACTCCGATGCCGCGGGCGCCAGCGCCCGTCGCGGACTCAACGACGATGTCGTGGTCGACATCTCGGACAAGAAGTCCGAACCGGAGTGGATGCGCGAAGCACGCCTCAAGGCGCTGAAGCTGTTCGACCGGAAGCCGATGCCCAACTGGGGCGCGGACCTCTCGGGGATCGACTTCGACAACATCAAGTACTTCGTGCGGTCCAGTGAGAAGCAGGCCACCAGCTGGGAGGACCTGCCCGAGGACATCAAGAACACCTACGACAAGCTCGGCATCCCGGAGGCGGAGAAGCAGCGCCTCGTGGCCGGTGTCGCCGCGCAGTACGAGTCCGAGGTGGTCTACCACTCCATCCGCGAGGACCTGGAGAAGCAGGGCGTCCTGTTCCTGGACACCGACACCGCGCTCCGGGAGCAGCCCGAGCTGTTCCGCGAGTACTTCGGCTCGGTGATTCCGGCCGGGGACAACAAGTTCTCCGCGCTGAACACCGCGGTCTGGTCCGGCGGCTCGTTCATCTACGTGCCGAAGGGCGTGCACGTGGACATCCCGCTGCAGGCCTACTTCCGGATCAACACCGAGAACATGGGCCAGTTCGAGCGGACCCTGATCATCGTCGATGAGGATGCATACGTCCATTACGTTGAAGGCTGCACCGCGCCGATCTACCAGTCCGACTCGCTGCACTCGGCGGTCGTGGAGATCATCGTGAAGAAGGGCGCCCGCTGCCGGTACACGACCATCCAGAACTGGTCGAACAACGTGTACAACCTGGTCACCAAGCGCGCCAAGTGCGAAGAGGGCGCCACCATGGAGTGGGTCGACGGCAACATCGGCTCCAAGGTGACCATGAAGTACCCGTCTGTCTTCCTGATGGGCGAGCACGCCAAGGGCGAGGTGCTCTCCGTCGCGTTCGCCGGTGAGGGCCAGCACCAGGACGCCGGCGCGAAGATGGAGCACCTGGCGCCGCACACGTCCTCCACGATCGTGTCGAAGTCGGTGGCCCGCGGCGGCGGCCGCACCTCGTACCGCGGCCTGGTGAAGGTGGCCAAGCGGGCGCACCACTCGCGCTCCAGCGTGGTCTGCGACGCGCTGCTGGTGGACACCATCTCGCGCTCGGACACCTATCCCTACGTCGACATCCGCAACGACGACGTGTCGATGGGCCACGAGGCCACCGTGTCCAAGGTCAGCGAGGACCAGCTGTTCTACCTGATGTCGCGCGGCCTCACCGAAGAGGAAGCGATGGCCATGGTGGTGCGCGGGTTCGTCGAGCCGATCGCGCGCGAGCTGCCGATGGAGTACGCGCTCGAGCTGAACCGACTGATCGAACTGCAGATGGAAGGATCCGTCGGCTGA
- the sufD gene encoding Fe-S cluster assembly protein SufD — MTATDSNTLNTAAAAEAVIPAASRAERFTSYDVEAFEVPGGREENWRFTPMKRLRGLHDGSAVADGEVSVAAEPAPEVEVETVSRGDERLGQAGVPSDRIAAQAYSSFTSATVVTVPKETKASVPTVVRLTGPGEGRTAYGHVQVRAEQFAEAAIVLDHVGSGTYADNVEFVIGDGAQLTVVSVQDWADDAVHVSEQHLKLGRDARLRHIVVTLGGDLVRVSPTATFADRGGDVEMLGLYFADAGQHQEHRLFVDHAVPNCKSNVMYKGALQGEGAHGVWIGDVLIRAAAEGTQTYELNRNLVLTEGARADSVPNLEIETGEIEGAGHASATGRFDDEQLFYLQSRGIAEEQARRLVVRGFFHEILAKIDIPEVRERLAAAIEAELEAVNA; from the coding sequence ATGACGGCTACCGACAGCAACACGCTCAACACCGCGGCCGCCGCGGAAGCCGTCATCCCGGCGGCTTCCCGGGCGGAGCGGTTCACCTCCTACGACGTCGAGGCCTTCGAGGTCCCGGGCGGGCGCGAGGAGAACTGGCGCTTCACGCCGATGAAGCGGCTGCGCGGCCTGCACGACGGGTCCGCGGTCGCCGACGGCGAGGTCTCGGTGGCCGCCGAGCCCGCGCCCGAGGTCGAGGTCGAGACCGTGTCCCGCGGCGACGAGCGGCTCGGCCAGGCCGGGGTGCCCAGCGACCGGATCGCCGCGCAGGCGTACTCGTCGTTCACCTCCGCCACCGTGGTCACGGTGCCGAAGGAGACCAAGGCGAGCGTCCCGACCGTGGTCCGGCTGACCGGCCCCGGCGAGGGCAGGACCGCGTACGGGCACGTGCAGGTGCGGGCCGAGCAGTTCGCCGAGGCCGCAATCGTGCTGGACCACGTCGGTTCCGGTACTTACGCGGACAACGTCGAGTTCGTCATCGGCGACGGCGCGCAGCTCACCGTGGTCAGCGTGCAGGACTGGGCCGATGACGCGGTGCACGTCTCCGAGCAGCACCTCAAGCTCGGCCGGGACGCGCGGCTGCGGCACATCGTGGTCACCCTCGGCGGGGACCTGGTCCGGGTGAGCCCCACCGCCACCTTCGCCGACCGCGGTGGTGACGTGGAGATGCTCGGGCTGTACTTCGCGGACGCGGGACAGCACCAGGAGCACCGGCTCTTCGTGGACCACGCGGTGCCGAACTGCAAGTCCAACGTGATGTACAAGGGCGCCCTGCAGGGCGAAGGCGCACACGGGGTGTGGATCGGCGACGTGCTGATCCGGGCCGCGGCCGAGGGGACCCAGACCTACGAGCTGAACCGGAACCTGGTGCTCACCGAGGGCGCGCGCGCCGACTCGGTGCCGAACCTGGAGATCGAGACCGGTGAGATCGAGGGTGCCGGGCACGCCAGTGCGACCGGCCGGTTCGACGACGAGCAGCTGTTCTACCTGCAGTCGCGCGGGATCGCCGAGGAGCAGGCGCGCCGGCTGGTGGTGCGCGGGTTCTTCCACGAGATCCTGGCGAAGATCGACATTCCCGAGGTGCGCGAGCGCCTCG